Proteins from a single region of Mytilus trossulus isolate FHL-02 chromosome 2, PNRI_Mtr1.1.1.hap1, whole genome shotgun sequence:
- the LOC134708559 gene encoding uncharacterized protein LOC134708559, producing MASKLNILCGSCGYEDISKNAKKWCTICEEGFCGECEKYHKSMKVTRDHKMISIEDYRQIENISVNLNCEIHGKKLDLYCKTHDIAACVVCIHSEHKSCSASDVISIDNASKNAKQSTSLLDLEGTISTTIDNVKLCIKDREMALKNVNEDEVTIRKTITDTRKNLNEYLDKLERNLLKDLKSKHDKGKSKIMKTLNNLKQMEKEVDKLKDQTIQMKRFASDLQVFLGTRQLNKTIGKKIGSIKEEIKNCTKTRMEIKVNRVISSLVNEVKQFGEIKVIETMANLQLKDAKIDQAQIQIHGLSQTIQSVSLQLKQKFDIKGSTKPITGCIVLPDDRIIIADYNGSGKLMEYNNDGQHIRDIHVSDKPHSLTLVDTDRIAVTFGYSSYLEIINIKNNSERKRVNCSNWCYGISYHDKKLYVLVYRKGIVVMDLNGKTLNTIHIDGLYVYHITTTSDRIYYTDTENTVHCCSMTGQNILVFKDQSIIQLRGISVDHNQNVYVVGESSNNLIVIQHDGKVSKVLLTHLDGLTTPYAVHYNKQKKIICVGYKTGSVALYQVS from the coding sequence ATGGCATCTAAACTGAACATATTGTGTGGTTCATGTGGATATGAAGACATCTCGAAAAATGCAAAGAAATGGTGTACCATATGTGAGGAGGGATTCTGTGGAGAATGTGAAAAATACCACAAATCTATGAAAGTAACGAGGGATCACAAGATGATTTCTATTGAGGACTATCGTCAAATAGAAAACATTTCAGTAAATCTAAACTGTGAGATTCATGGTAAAAAGCTCGATCTATACTGCAAAACGCACGATATTGCGGCTTGCGTAGTTTGTATTCATTCAGAACATAAATCGTGTTCCGCTTCTGACGTCATCTCCATTGATAACGCatcaaaaaatgcaaaacaatcaACTTCACTCTTAGACTTAGAAGGAACTATCTCAACAACGATAGACAACGTAAAACTTTGTATTAAAGACAGGGAAATGGCATTGAAAAATGTGAACGAAGATGAAGTAACAATACGTAAAACGATTACAGACACACGAAAGAATCTAAATGAATACTTGGATAAACTCGAGAGAAATCTACTCAAAGATTTAAAATCCAAACATGATAAGGGTAAatctaaaatcatgaaaactctTAATAATTTGAAGCAAATGGAGAAAGAGGTAGACAAACTTAAAGATCAGACTATTCAAATGAAACGTTTTGCATCTGACCTGCAAGTGTTTCTAGGAACGCgccaattaaacaaaacaataggtAAAAAGATTGGATCAATCAAAGAAGAGATAAAAAATTGTACGAAAACACGAATGGAGATAAAGGTCAATCGCGTGATCAGTTCCTTAGTGAATGAGGTAAAGCAGTTTGGAGAAATCAAAGTTATTGAAACTATGGCCAATCTACAATTAAAAGATGCAAAGATCGACCAGGCTCAGATACAGATACATGGATTATCGCAAACTATTCAAAGTGTCAGTCTACAGCTGAAACAGAAGTTTGATATCAAAGGATCAACCAAGCCTATCACTGGCTGCATTGTTTTACCAGACGACCGAATCATAATTGCAGACTATAATGGAAGTGGTAAATTAATGGAATACAACAACGATGGTCAACACATACGTGACATTCATGTCTCTGATAAACCGCATAGTCTTACATTAGTTGATACCGATCGTATTGCTGTTACATTTGGATATTCTTCATACCTAGAGATTATAAACATTAAGAATAATAGTGAAAGGAAGAGGGTGAATTGCAGTAATTGGTGCTATGGAATATCTTACCATGACAAGAAGCTGTATGTTCTTGTATATAGAAAAGGCATAGTAGTGATGGACTTGAATGGGAAGACATTAAACACCATCCATATCGATGGTTTATATGTGTATCATATAACAACGACCAGCGACAGGATATACTATACAGACACCGAAAATACAGTACACTGTTGTAGTATGACAGGACAAAACATCTTGGTATTCAAGGATCAGTCCATTATACAACTGAGAGGAATATCAGTGGATCATAATCAGAACGTATATGTTGTTGGTGAAAGCTCTAATAACCTCATAGTAATACAACATGACGGGAAAGTTAGCAAAGTCTTACTAACTCATCTTGATGGACTTACAACTCCTTATGCAGTGCattacaacaaacaaaagaagATTATCTGTGTAGGCTACAAGACAGGAAGTGTTGCATTGTACCAAGTGTCGTGA